A genomic window from Desulfovibrio porci includes:
- a CDS encoding phosphatidylinositol-specific phospholipase C/glycerophosphodiester phosphodiesterase family protein produces the protein MIIIRHRRNTVAELEATEHGYGIEVDIRSFGDALVTHHEPFVKGPLFDDWLQSFHHKTLILNVKEEGLEDRVLDLMRKHGITDFFFLDQSFPFLVKTAGTGEKRCAVRVSEFESIETAMSLAGKVDWIWVDCFTRFPLAHASAARLMDAGFKLCIVSPELQGRHAASEVPLMRQLLQKEDIPFHAVCTKEPKLWS, from the coding sequence ATGATTATTATCCGTCATCGGCGGAATACTGTCGCCGAATTGGAAGCAACCGAGCATGGCTATGGCATTGAGGTGGACATACGAAGCTTCGGCGACGCTCTGGTGACCCATCACGAACCTTTTGTCAAAGGGCCGCTTTTTGACGACTGGCTTCAGTCATTTCATCATAAGACGCTTATCCTCAACGTGAAAGAAGAGGGATTGGAAGATCGCGTTCTTGATCTGATGCGCAAGCACGGCATAACCGATTTTTTCTTTCTGGATCAGTCCTTCCCTTTCCTGGTGAAAACGGCAGGAACCGGAGAAAAACGTTGCGCCGTCAGGGTTTCCGAATTCGAGTCCATTGAAACCGCCATGTCGCTGGCCGGGAAAGTGGACTGGATATGGGTGGACTGTTTTACCAGATTTCCCCTTGCGCATGCGTCAGCGGCCCGCCTGATGGATGCGGGCTTCAAGCTATGCATTGTTTCGCCCGAGTTGCAGGGACGGCATGCGGCTTCAGAAGTTCCCCTGATGCGGCAATTGCTTCAAAAAGAAGACATTCCGTTCCATGCGGTCTGCACCAAGGAGCCCAAGCTTTGGAGCTGA
- a CDS encoding glycosyltransferase family 2 protein translates to MESLLASLVIPCYNEGDNVPLLVERLTSLQEQSSDLEFLIVDNGSTDGTSGLFIDAAASHKHIRTVRVEKNQGYGFGILCGLREARGRYLGWTHADLQTDPADIVRALSLLSAERRPERVFFKGLRQGRPLGDRIFTAGMGIFESVLFMCPLWDINAQPNLFHRNLFKSWKNPPHDFSLDLYALVAAHKMGYAVRRFPVEFTNRLHGHSSWNINWKAKLKFIRRTIDFSLKLRRRQHL, encoded by the coding sequence ATGGAATCCCTGCTGGCATCACTCGTTATTCCCTGTTACAATGAAGGCGACAATGTGCCCTTGCTTGTCGAGCGACTTACATCCCTGCAAGAACAGTCTTCAGACCTGGAATTTCTCATTGTCGACAATGGTTCAACGGATGGCACATCAGGGCTTTTTATTGACGCGGCGGCATCGCACAAACACATCCGAACAGTGCGCGTTGAAAAAAATCAGGGATACGGATTTGGCATCCTTTGTGGATTGCGGGAGGCCAGAGGCCGCTATTTGGGCTGGACACATGCGGACCTGCAAACCGACCCGGCTGATATAGTGCGCGCTCTTTCGTTATTGAGCGCAGAGCGCCGTCCCGAGCGGGTATTTTTCAAGGGTCTGCGGCAAGGCCGTCCGCTGGGAGACAGAATTTTTACAGCGGGGATGGGTATCTTCGAAAGTGTATTGTTCATGTGTCCTTTGTGGGACATCAACGCTCAACCCAATTTGTTTCATCGGAATTTATTCAAAAGCTGGAAAAATCCGCCGCATGACTTTTCGCTTGATCTCTATGCTCTTGTTGCGGCCCATAAGATGGGCTATGCCGTCCGCCGTTTTCCGGTAGAATTCACAAACAGGCTGCATGGCCATTCCAGCTGGAACATAAACTGGAAGGCGAAACTTAAATTCATCAGACGCACCATTGATTTCAGCTTGAAATTGCGCCGGAGGCAACACTTATGA
- a CDS encoding MBOAT family O-acyltransferase has protein sequence MLFTSFIFLFIFFPIVFCCYCITKKQWQNFFLLSASLLFYAWGESAHVVILIFSIIINYAIGIIVEKLHSSDSLSARFALVLGILANIFCLGYYKYVTFIVRSAIDALGIFGITCSPPSTAIPLPIGISFFTFKGLAYLIDIYRKQFSAQKNIIDFGMYLAFFPQLLAGPIARYQDFKKEISNRSVTLNNVALGLRLFSFGMAKKVLIANSVGTIADAVFALPAGSASLPLGWLGVTAYTLQIYFDFSGYSDMAIGIGLMFGFHTCQNFNYPYIADSLTNFWRRWHISLSTWFRDYLYIPLGGNRHGSARTYRNLLIVFLATGLWHGASWAFVAWGLWHGIFLILERRFSNTYRKLPAVTRHGYSLLVIMLGWVLFRSNTFAEAANFTVALFDWSHMMPEPLFYELANMRSLFFVGAGCIFSMPVLEWFRDRVTHSWLYESLFSLGGMAMSIVFLANSTYTPFLYFRF, from the coding sequence ATGCTTTTTACTTCGTTTATATTTTTATTTATTTTTTTCCCGATCGTTTTTTGTTGCTACTGTATTACAAAAAAACAGTGGCAAAATTTTTTCCTTTTAAGCGCCAGTCTGCTATTTTATGCATGGGGAGAATCCGCACATGTTGTCATTCTTATTTTTTCAATTATTATAAATTATGCCATAGGGATAATTGTTGAGAAATTGCATTCCAGCGACTCCCTGTCTGCGCGCTTTGCGCTTGTCCTGGGCATATTGGCAAATATTTTTTGCCTTGGATATTACAAGTATGTAACCTTTATAGTCCGATCTGCAATTGATGCACTGGGAATTTTTGGAATCACCTGCTCTCCCCCCAGCACAGCAATTCCGCTCCCTATTGGAATTTCCTTTTTTACATTTAAGGGCCTTGCCTATCTTATTGATATTTATAGAAAACAATTTTCAGCGCAAAAAAATATTATTGATTTTGGAATGTACCTTGCGTTTTTCCCGCAATTGCTGGCGGGCCCGATTGCACGGTACCAGGATTTTAAAAAGGAAATTTCGAATCGCAGTGTTACGCTGAACAATGTTGCGCTTGGCCTGCGCCTTTTCTCATTCGGCATGGCCAAAAAAGTGCTGATAGCCAACAGCGTGGGAACGATCGCCGATGCGGTATTTGCACTCCCGGCCGGTTCCGCCTCACTGCCGCTGGGCTGGCTCGGCGTGACGGCATATACGTTACAAATTTATTTTGACTTTTCCGGCTATTCCGACATGGCGATCGGAATAGGCCTGATGTTCGGCTTCCATACCTGTCAGAACTTCAATTATCCTTATATTGCCGACAGCCTGACAAATTTCTGGCGCCGCTGGCACATATCGCTTTCAACCTGGTTCAGAGACTACCTGTACATCCCCTTGGGCGGGAACCGGCACGGTTCTGCGCGAACCTATCGTAATCTTTTGATTGTTTTTCTGGCAACCGGCCTCTGGCATGGAGCAAGCTGGGCTTTTGTGGCCTGGGGGCTTTGGCACGGGATCTTTTTGATTCTTGAACGGCGCTTCTCAAACACATACCGGAAATTACCGGCGGTAACGCGCCACGGATATTCCCTGTTGGTGATCATGCTGGGATGGGTTCTTTTTCGCAGTAACACCTTTGCTGAAGCCGCAAATTTTACAGTGGCATTGTTTGATTGGTCCCACATGATGCCGGAACCTCTTTTCTACGAATTGGCAAATATGCGCAGTCTTTTTTTCGTAGGAGCCGGCTGTATTTTCAGCATGCCCGTACTTGAATGGTTTCGTGACAGGGTTACGCATTCCTGGCTTTACGAAAGTCTATTTTCCTTGGGAGGCATGGCTATGTCCATTGTTTTTCTGGCTAATTCCACGTACACGCCTTTCCTCTACTTCAGGTTTTAA
- a CDS encoding GHMP family kinase ATP-binding protein, translating into MIVRSRAPLRLGLAGGGTDVSPFTDSYGGYVLNATIDRYAYASVAPTADGTVKFEGTDTQQKFSYTLDGPIPLTGDLILHKAVYNYIVQNHNHGEALPLELRTFCEAPPGSGLGSSSTLVVAMLRAYVEYLNIPIDDYQLAKTAYIIERKDCGLQGGRQDQYAAAFGGFNFMEFYEEERAVINPLRIKNWILTEFESSILLYFTGISRDSANIIEAQSKSVNSSDKGSLEAMLKMKDEALKMKESLLRGDFEGLAASFRNGWESKKRSAKLISNPRIEESYETAIRAGAVAGKVSSAGGGGFMMFIVPPEKRMNVVRELGKLSGEIVPAHFSQQGVQSWWI; encoded by the coding sequence ATGATAGTACGTTCTCGAGCTCCATTGCGTCTTGGTCTTGCGGGAGGTGGCACTGATGTGTCGCCTTTTACGGATAGTTATGGCGGTTATGTACTAAATGCGACTATTGACCGTTACGCATACGCGTCAGTGGCGCCAACCGCTGACGGCACGGTCAAATTTGAGGGCACCGATACCCAACAAAAATTTTCGTACACGCTTGATGGTCCAATCCCCCTTACGGGCGATCTTATTTTGCACAAGGCCGTATACAACTATATTGTTCAAAACCACAACCATGGTGAAGCGCTGCCGCTTGAGTTGCGCACATTCTGTGAAGCCCCTCCCGGTTCAGGCCTGGGATCTTCATCAACGCTCGTTGTGGCCATGCTCCGCGCCTATGTGGAATATCTGAACATACCTATAGATGACTATCAACTGGCGAAAACGGCTTATATTATTGAACGCAAGGATTGCGGACTGCAGGGCGGGCGACAGGATCAATACGCGGCCGCTTTTGGCGGATTCAATTTTATGGAATTTTATGAGGAAGAGCGGGCCGTCATCAATCCTCTTCGCATCAAGAACTGGATACTTACGGAATTTGAATCTTCAATTTTATTGTATTTTACAGGAATTTCAAGAGATTCTGCCAATATTATCGAAGCTCAGAGCAAAAGCGTCAATTCCAGCGACAAAGGCTCTCTGGAAGCAATGCTTAAAATGAAGGACGAAGCCCTGAAGATGAAGGAAAGTCTTCTACGGGGGGATTTTGAAGGGCTCGCCGCATCATTCAGAAATGGGTGGGAAAGCAAGAAACGGTCAGCAAAACTTATTTCCAATCCTCGTATTGAAGAGAGCTATGAGACAGCCATTCGGGCGGGAGCCGTGGCGGGTAAAGTTTCCAGCGCGGGTGGCGGCGGGTTCATGATGTTTATCGTACCTCCGGAAAAACGCATGAATGTGGTACGCGAGCTGGGCAAACTCAGCGGTGAAATTGTGCCGGCGCATTTCAGCCAGCAGGGCGTGCAGTCCTGGTGGATTTAG
- a CDS encoding nucleotidyltransferase family protein, whose amino-acid sequence MTDSKWDGMEAVILAGGKGTRLRSIVSDRPKVLAPVGGVPFLHILLKHLAGKGFHRIVVSVGYMADQVIQTVGQRFADMEICCVRENKPLGTGGGLRLALESCRNDHVFVMNGDTFLDLDFSEAERLWQRYGVPILIGRHVDDAARYGRLQISDGRVTKFEEKGEAGAGIINAGCYIMPVHLLDGFPIGEAFSLEQDFLQRFVTEHDMRILVTTGMFIDIGVPKDYNKAQIVLKRYY is encoded by the coding sequence ATGACTGATTCGAAATGGGACGGAATGGAAGCCGTAATTTTGGCTGGGGGCAAAGGAACCAGACTGCGAAGTATCGTCTCTGACCGGCCAAAGGTTCTGGCTCCGGTGGGTGGCGTGCCTTTTCTGCATATTCTGCTCAAGCATCTTGCCGGAAAGGGGTTCCACAGGATTGTAGTTTCGGTCGGGTACATGGCAGATCAGGTCATTCAGACCGTGGGACAACGATTTGCCGACATGGAAATTTGCTGTGTCAGAGAGAACAAGCCGCTGGGCACAGGCGGGGGGTTGCGGCTGGCGCTTGAGTCCTGCCGTAATGATCATGTATTTGTCATGAACGGCGATACATTTCTTGATCTGGATTTTTCAGAAGCTGAGCGCCTTTGGCAGCGGTACGGCGTCCCCATTCTGATAGGCCGCCATGTGGACGATGCCGCCCGTTACGGAAGGCTGCAGATATCTGACGGCCGGGTCACGAAGTTTGAGGAAAAGGGGGAGGCCGGAGCAGGGATCATAAATGCAGGCTGCTATATTATGCCTGTACATCTGCTGGACGGCTTTCCGATTGGCGAAGCCTTTTCACTTGAACAGGATTTTCTGCAGCGATTTGTGACAGAGCATGATATGCGCATTCTGGTCACAACAGGAATGTTTATCGACATTGGCGTGCCGAAAGATTATAACAAAGCGCAAATAGTATTAAAACGCTATTATTAG